CCAGGGCTGACGCACGCCGACCGACCTGCATTTCGCAGTTCTTCGCGCGACGCATAGCAGTACGTACATACGCAGAGCCCGTCCGGTCGTGTTCCACGGCTGACGGCACCTCCGGCGGGGGCCGGGGACCCGGTCGTACCACCTCCCTGAATCCAGGGCGGTCGGCGGTCGGGATTGGTTCTGCAGCAGACCCCCGAGAACACAGGAGCCATTGAATGGCACGCGTTTCCGGTGTTGACATCCCGCGCGAAAAGCGTGTGGTGGTCGCACTCACCTACGTCTTCGGCATCGGGCGTACCCGGTCCGAGGAGATCCTCGCCTCCACCGGCGTGGACCCGTCCACCCGTGTCCGTGACCTTGCCGAGGAAGACCTCGTCAAGATCCGTGAGTACGTGGACGCCAACCTCCAGACCGAGGGTGACCTCCGCCGCGAGATCGCCGCCGACATCCGCCGCAAGGTCGAGATCGGCTGCTACCAGGGTCTGCGCCACCGTCGTGGCCTGCCCGTTCGCGGTCAGCGCACCAGCACGAACGCTCGTACCCGCAAGGGCCCGCGTCGCGCCATCGCCGGCAAGAAGAAGCCGGGCAAGAAGTAGTCCTCAGCGGACGCTTGACCAAGCGGTCTTCGCTGTAGGACCGACCACCTCCCGTAGGAGTAATAGATGCCCCCCAAGGGTCGTCAGGGCGCTGCCAAGAAGGTGCGCCGCAAGGAAAAGAAGAACGTCGCTCACGGCCACGCGCACATCAAGAGCACGTTCAACAACACGATCGTCTCGATCACGGACCCCTCGGGCAACGTGATCTCCTGGGCCTCCGCCGGCCACGTCGGCTTCAAGGGCTCGCGCAAGTCGACCCCGTTCGCCGCGCAGATGGCCGCCGAGTCGGCCGCTCGCCGCGCGCAGGAGCACGGCATGCGCAAGGTTGACGTCTTCGTCAAGGGTCCGGGCTCCGGCCGCGAGACCGCGATCCGTTCCC
Above is a genomic segment from Streptomyces sp. NBC_00094 containing:
- the rpsM gene encoding 30S ribosomal protein S13, encoding MARVSGVDIPREKRVVVALTYVFGIGRTRSEEILASTGVDPSTRVRDLAEEDLVKIREYVDANLQTEGDLRREIAADIRRKVEIGCYQGLRHRRGLPVRGQRTSTNARTRKGPRRAIAGKKKPGKK
- the rpsK gene encoding 30S ribosomal protein S11; the encoded protein is MPPKGRQGAAKKVRRKEKKNVAHGHAHIKSTFNNTIVSITDPSGNVISWASAGHVGFKGSRKSTPFAAQMAAESAARRAQEHGMRKVDVFVKGPGSGRETAIRSLQATGLEVGSIQDVTPTPHNGCRPPKRRRV